In Megalopta genalis isolate 19385.01 unplaced genomic scaffold, iyMegGena1_principal scaffold0026, whole genome shotgun sequence, the following proteins share a genomic window:
- the LOC143260936 gene encoding uncharacterized protein LOC143260936 isoform X3 produces the protein MKTVLAKLARLAETTFHLTGGREVALAFNAGKTSQWRNILGQLARGVARPNLANLVAANRELKKLLKKTMYGPQKRGEKRKGRGGRGGRGGRGGRGGRGRGNKYIVNFY, from the exons ATGAAGACAGTTCTGGCTAAATTGGCTCGGTTGGCGGAAACCACCTTCCATTTGACCGGAGGGAGAGAagtcgctctggcattcaacgccgggaaaact tcccaaTGGCGAAATATTCTGGGCCAACTGGCCAGAGGGGTGGCCAGGCCAAACCTGGCAAACCTTGTAGCGgcgaat AGAGAGCTGAAGAAGCTCCTGAAAAAAACCAtgtatggcccccagaagaggggggaaaaaagaaaaggaagaggagggagaggaggaagaggaggcagaggaggaagaggagggagagggagaggaaacaaatatattgttaacttttattaa
- the LOC143260936 gene encoding uncharacterized protein LOC143260936 isoform X2: MKRSGLLATITLKCKMCQYEAEVHSQTADNKTMDLNYTTTLATITSGGGYAKMEEMFATMNIPYISRMEYRRRHDDIVEDLLSLAEAEMLAAAEEEKQLAVRRGDVSVSGIPFIPIVADGSWMKRSYHTGR; encoded by the exons ATGAAGCGCTCGGGATTGTTAGCAACGATAACTCTGAAGTGCAAGATGTGCCAATATGAAGCGGAAGTGCACAGTCAAACGGCAGACAACAAAACAATGGACTTGAATTATACTACGACCCTCGCTACAATCACTTCTGGAGGTGGTTACGCAAAGATGgaagaaatgtttgcaacaatgaacattccaTACATATCAAGGATGGAATATCGAAGACGTCATGACGACATTGTTGAAGATTTGTTAAGtcttgctgaagcagaaatgctagcagcggcagaagaggagaaacaattagccgtccgaagaggcgacgtttcagtttccggtatccctttcatccccatcgtggctgacggcagctggatgaagagatcgtaccatactggaag atga
- the LOC143260936 gene encoding uncharacterized protein LOC143260936 isoform X1, translated as MKRSGLLATITLKCKMCQYEAEVHSQTADNKTMDLNYTTTLATITSGGGYAKMEEMFATMNIPYISRMEYRRRHDDIVEDLLSLAEAEMLAAAEEEKQLAVRRGDVSVSGIPFIPIVADGSWMKRSYHTGRYDSLSGIGAIAGYHISAKEI; from the coding sequence ATGAAGCGCTCGGGATTGTTAGCAACGATAACTCTGAAGTGCAAGATGTGCCAATATGAAGCGGAAGTGCACAGTCAAACGGCAGACAACAAAACAATGGACTTGAATTATACTACGACCCTCGCTACAATCACTTCTGGAGGTGGTTACGCAAAGATGgaagaaatgtttgcaacaatgaacattccaTACATATCAAGGATGGAATATCGAAGACGTCATGACGACATTGTTGAAGATTTGTTAAGtcttgctgaagcagaaatgctagcagcggcagaagaggagaaacaattagccgtccgaagaggcgacgtttcagtttccggtatccctttcatccccatcgtggctgacggcagctggatgaagagatcgtaccatactggaaggtatgactccttgtccggtattggtgcaatagcgggataccacatttcagcgaaggaaatttaa